In Mycolicibacterium aubagnense, the DNA window TTTCCCCTTGCAGCTCAGCCAGTTTCGAGCCGCGGTCCAGCGCGACCCAGCACATGATCTTGCTCGAGGTGAAGTGCTGCGGTTCGCCGCGCACCTCCCAGATGCCGCGGTCGGGTTCCTTCCAGTGCTTGATCGCCTCTTCCACTTGGTTTTTCAGCACCGGCCAGAGCATCTCGGGAATCTGCTCGCGGGATTTGGCGTGCAGATACACCGAGTCGAGCATGGTGCCCCAGATGTCGTGCTGCATCTGGTTGTACGCGCCGTTGCCGATCCGCACCGGCCGCGCGTAGTCGTAGCCGGACAGGTGGTGCAGTTCCTCCTCGACCAGGCTGCGTTCACCCCCGACCCCGTACATCACCTGAAGGGGATGGCGCTCACCGTTGTTCGCGCCGGACACGTCGGCGATGAACGAGAAGAAGTCGTCGGCCTCGCGGTCCAGGCCCAGGGTGTACAGGCCCCACAGCGCGAAGGTGGAGTCCCGGATCCACGAGTACCGGTAGTCCCAGTTCCGTTCGCCGTGCGGCGTTTCCGGCAACGACGTGGTGCTGGCCGCCAGCAGGGCGCCGGTCGGGGAGTAGGTCAGGCCCTTGAGGGTCAGCGCGCTGCGTTGCAGATAGGACCGCCACGGGTGGTCCGGGAAGTCGCCGACGTTGATCCATTGGCGCCACGCCTCGCTGGTCTTCCACATCTTGTCGGAGGCCTCGTCGAAGGTCTGCGGCGCCGGGTGCTTCGACCATGACAGCGCGACGAACACCTTGTCGCCCTCGGTCAGCCGGGTCCGGGCGCGGGCCTCGTGGCCTTCGAGGCCGATCCGCAGATTGGTGGTCAGACGCAGCGTCGGATGTGCTTCGGGGTTCTTGTTGGCCCGGGCGATCGCCTCGCCGTACGCGGCGGCCGAGTACTCCCACGACGCGCTCTCGCGGTGGTAGTCGAACGACGGCTCGCAGCTCATGACGAACTCGACGGTGCCGCTGACGCAACGCACCGTCCGCAGCAGGATGTGCTCGGCGTCCCAGTCCATCGGAGTACGGCGATGCGTGCGGGAGCGGGTCTCGATGTCATGCCACGGACCCATCACGAGGGCGTCGCGCACGATGGCCCAGCCGGTGTGCGTCTGCCATGTGGTCTCCAGGATCAGCGAGCCCGGGAGGTACCGCCGCGCCGAAGGCACCGTCACCCCGTACGGGGCCAGCCGGAAGTGACCGGCGCTGCGGTCCAGGATCGAGCCGAACACGCTGGGGGAGTCGGGTCGCGGCACGCACATCCACTCCACCGATCCCGCCGAGGAGATCAGGCAGGTGTTCTCGCAGTCGGAGAGGAAGGCATAGTCCGCGATCGGCGGAAAGGGCGTGCGCACCGCCGTCGAGATCGCACCGCCGGTCAACGAATCGTCGCCCGCCGCGGCGAGGTGAGGAACCCCGTGACCGTTCGCCGAGATGTGGCCCGGGTCGCTGGACTGTCCCGACTTGTCCGTTTGTGGCAGCACCATGTCGCACATCATCGACTGCATTTGCGGTTGCCGTCCACCCAAAGCTCGGACCAGGCCTGCCGGATTCCACCCATCGCGATCCGAAAGGGCGCACACCGTAGGCTGGAATCGATGAGCGGCATTCTGAATTGGTGGGACGGCGTTGAGCTGTGGCTGTCCGGCCTGTCCTTCGTGCTGCAGACGATCATCGTGATGCCCGTTGTGCTGGCACTGGCATATGGCCTGGCAGTGCTACTTGACGTGGCTCTGGGCTACACCATCACCCTGCTGCACCGGGCTCGCCACGTCGAGGAGGAAGCGCTGTGAACGGACTGCCGCAGTCACGGGTGACGTTGATCCTGGTGCTGCTGGTGGTGCTGGTAATCGTCACCTGGCTGCTGACTCGCTGAGCAGTAGCTGCCAAGCAACCTCTGATATTCTTCCCGCCATGCACGCAGCGTCCGGCACTACCGAGGGCCACATCCTGGCTCTCATTGCCGTGGGTACCCGCGCTGTTGCTGACGTCGCCTGTTGTCGCTGACCCGTTTCCGTCCACGGTTACTGGGGTCGGCGCCGGCTGCTGCTATGCCCACGTGTTGATTCATCACCCTTGCCGTGTGACGGGTAGCTCATCCGTAATCCCGCAAGGAAGGTCCACCCAATGCACAAGATCATCAAGAACTGGCGGCCCGTCACAGCTGTGACAGCCGTTGTGTCCGCCACCATGGTGCTCGCCGCCTGCGGTGGCGGTGCGAGCGACACCGCCGGCGGAGGTGGACAGTCTGGCGCCGATACCACCCTGACCCTGGTGGCCTATGCCGTGCCGGAGCCCGGCTGGAGCAAGATCATCCCGGCCTTCGCCGCCACCCCCGAAGGCAAGGGCGTCGCTGTCACGACGTCCTACGGCGCCTCCGGCGACCAGTCGCGCAAGGTCGAGTCGGGAGCGCCCGCCGACATCGTCAACTTCTCGGTGGAGCCGGACGTCACCCGCCTGGTGAAGGCGGGCAAGGTCAGCAAGGACTGGAACGCCGATGCCACCAAGGGCATCCCGTTCGGTTCGGTGGTGTCGCTGGTTGTGCGCAAGGGCAACCCCAAGGGCATCAAGGACTGGGACGACCTGCTCAAGCCGGGCATCGAGGTCGTCACCCCGAGCCCGCTGAGCTCGGGTTCGGCCAAGTGGAACCTGCTGGCGCCATACGCCGCGAAGAGCAACGGGGGCAAGGACGCTCAGGCCGGCCTCGACTACATCCTGCAGCTGGTCACCGAGCACATCAAGACCCGTCCGGGTTCGGGCCGCGAAGCCACCGATCTGTTCCTGCACGGGACCGGTGACGTGTTGATCAGCTACGAGAACGAGGCGATCAACGTCGAGCGTCAGGGCAAGGACGTTCAGCACCTCAACCCGCCGCAGACGTTCAAGATCGAGAACCCGGTGGCGGTCGTGACCTCCGGTCCGCACCAGGACAAGGCCAACGCGCTGAAGAACTTCCTCTACACCGCTGAGGGACAGAAGGCGTGGGCGCAGGCCGGGTTCCGTCCGGTCGATCCCGCGGTGAGTGCCGAGTTCGCCAAGGACTTCCCGACCCCGGAGAAGCTGTGGACCATCGCTGATCTCGGTGGATGGAAGACCGTCGATCCGGCGTTGTTCGACAAGGACAATGGCAGCATTACCAAGATCTATAAGCAGGCCACTGGATGACAACCTCGGTTGAGTTCGACGACGCCCCGGCCCGGCCAGAGACCACCAGCAATGGTGGCTCGGCCGGGCCGGGGTCCGGCGTGCGGCAGGCGTTCGGCACCACGTCGTTGCGGGTAGGAGCGGCGAGTATCTGGCTGTCCGTGATCGTGCTCCTGCCGCTGGCCGCCATCCTGGTGCAGTCCGCCCGCGGTGGCTGGGGGTACTTCTGGACCGCGATCACGTCGAACTCGGCTCTGGCGTCATTTCGGGTGACGCTGGAGGTCTCGGCGGCTGTCGCGCTCATCAACCTGGTTTTCGGCCTGCTGGTGGCGTGGGTGCTGACCCGGGACGACTTCGTGGGCAAGCGTTTGGTCGACGCGGTCATCGACCTGCCGTTCGCGCTGCCGACCATCGTGGCCAGCCTCGTGATGCTGGCGCTGTACGGTCCGGCCAGTCCGGTGAATCTGCATCTGCAGCACACCAAGTGGGGCATCGGAATCGCGCTGCTGTTCGTGACACTGCCGTTCGTGGTGCGGTCGGTGCAGCCGGTGCTGCTCGAACTGGACCACGAGACCGAAGAGGCGGCCGCGTCGCTGGGCGCCAACAACTTCGTGATCTTCACCAAGGTGGTGCTGCCGGCACTGCTGCCGTCACTGCTGTCGGGCGCCGGTCTGGCCTTTTCCCGGGCCATCGGTGAGTTCGGTTCGGTGGTGCTCATCGGCGGCGCGGTGCCCGGCGAGACCGAGGTGTCGTCGCAGTGGATCCGCACCCTGATCGAGAACGACGACCCCACCGGTGCGGCCGCGATCTCGATTGTGCTGCTGGTGATTTCGTTCGTGGTGCTGTTCGTGTTGCGAATCATCGGATCGCGTGCGGCCAAACGTCAGGAGCTGGCCTCATGACCCTCTCGCCGGTGGTTCGCTACCTGACCCGGTACCTGGCGCTGGCCTACATCACGGTGCTCGTCATCGTGCCCGTCGGCCTGATCCTGTGGCGGACGTTCCAGCCTGGTCTGGGCGAGTTCTTCGCCCAGATCACCACGCCGGCAGCCGTTTCCGCGCTGCAGCTGACGTTGCTGGTCGTCGCCATCGTGGTGCCGCTGAACGTGCTGTTCGGGGTGCCGACCG includes these proteins:
- a CDS encoding glycoside hydrolase family 15 protein, which codes for MVLPQTDKSGQSSDPGHISANGHGVPHLAAAGDDSLTGGAISTAVRTPFPPIADYAFLSDCENTCLISSAGSVEWMCVPRPDSPSVFGSILDRSAGHFRLAPYGVTVPSARRYLPGSLILETTWQTHTGWAIVRDALVMGPWHDIETRSRTHRRTPMDWDAEHILLRTVRCVSGTVEFVMSCEPSFDYHRESASWEYSAAAYGEAIARANKNPEAHPTLRLTTNLRIGLEGHEARARTRLTEGDKVFVALSWSKHPAPQTFDEASDKMWKTSEAWRQWINVGDFPDHPWRSYLQRSALTLKGLTYSPTGALLAASTTSLPETPHGERNWDYRYSWIRDSTFALWGLYTLGLDREADDFFSFIADVSGANNGERHPLQVMYGVGGERSLVEEELHHLSGYDYARPVRIGNGAYNQMQHDIWGTMLDSVYLHAKSREQIPEMLWPVLKNQVEEAIKHWKEPDRGIWEVRGEPQHFTSSKIMCWVALDRGSKLAELQGEKSYAQQWRAIADEIKADVLAHGVDKRGVLTQRYGDDALDASLLLAILTRFLPADDPRVRATVLAIAEELTEEGLVLRYRTEETDDGLSGEEGTFTICSFWLVSALVEIGEVSRARHLCEKLLSFASPLHLYAEEIEPRTGRHLGNFPQAFTHLALINAVVHVIRAEEEADSSGVFQPANAPM
- a CDS encoding Ms4533A family Cys-rich leader peptide, whose product is MHAASGTTEGHILALIAVGTRAVADVACCR
- a CDS encoding sulfate ABC transporter substrate-binding protein, with the protein product MHKIIKNWRPVTAVTAVVSATMVLAACGGGASDTAGGGGQSGADTTLTLVAYAVPEPGWSKIIPAFAATPEGKGVAVTTSYGASGDQSRKVESGAPADIVNFSVEPDVTRLVKAGKVSKDWNADATKGIPFGSVVSLVVRKGNPKGIKDWDDLLKPGIEVVTPSPLSSGSAKWNLLAPYAAKSNGGKDAQAGLDYILQLVTEHIKTRPGSGREATDLFLHGTGDVLISYENEAINVERQGKDVQHLNPPQTFKIENPVAVVTSGPHQDKANALKNFLYTAEGQKAWAQAGFRPVDPAVSAEFAKDFPTPEKLWTIADLGGWKTVDPALFDKDNGSITKIYKQATG
- the cysT gene encoding sulfate ABC transporter permease subunit CysT; the protein is MTTSVEFDDAPARPETTSNGGSAGPGSGVRQAFGTTSLRVGAASIWLSVIVLLPLAAILVQSARGGWGYFWTAITSNSALASFRVTLEVSAAVALINLVFGLLVAWVLTRDDFVGKRLVDAVIDLPFALPTIVASLVMLALYGPASPVNLHLQHTKWGIGIALLFVTLPFVVRSVQPVLLELDHETEEAAASLGANNFVIFTKVVLPALLPSLLSGAGLAFSRAIGEFGSVVLIGGAVPGETEVSSQWIRTLIENDDPTGAAAISIVLLVISFVVLFVLRIIGSRAAKRQELAS